The DNA sequence CCAGACGCGCACAGCCATCGGCCAGTCGCGTCAGATGCCGATCCAGCAGCAACGGCTGACCGCCACGCACGGCGATGGTCTCGAACAGACCGTCGCCGTAAGCCAGGCCACGATCTTTCAGCGACAGAGCGTCAGCCGGCAGACCGTCGACCCAGCAGTCCATCAGCCGGCGAACCGACGGAACGCCAACGTACCGTTGGTGCCGCCAAACCCGAACGAGTTGGACAGCACGACATCGATATCCATGTTGCGCGCGGTGTGCGGCACGAAATCGAGGTCGCAGCCTTCGTCCGGCTCATCGAGGTTGATGGTCGGCGGCGCCACCTGGCTGTTGATCGCCAGCACGCTGAAGATCGCCTCGACCGCACCCGCCGCTCCCAGCAGGTGACCGGTCATGGACTTGGTGGAGCTGACCGCCAGCTTGTAGGCGTGATCACCGAACACCGACTTGATCGCGTTGGCTTCGGCAAGGTCGCCGGCCGGCGTCGAAGTACCGTGGGCGTTGATGTATTGCACTTGATCGACGTTGATCTTCGCATCGCGCAGCGCATTGGTGATGCAGCGTGCGGCACCGGCGCCGTCGGCGGGTGGCGAAGTCATGTGGAAGGCGTCGCCACTGGTGCCGAAACCGATCAGTTCGGCGTAGATGGTCGCGCCACGGGCCTTGGCATGCTCGAGCTCTTCGAGCACCAGGGCGCCGGCGCCGTCGGACAGTACGAAGCCGTCGCGGCCCTTGTCCCACGGACGGCTGGCGCGGGTCGGTTCGTCGTTGCGGGTCGACAGTGCACGGGAGGCACCAAAGCCGCCCATGCCCAGACCGCACGCGGCCATCTCGGCACCGCCGGCAATCATCACGTCGGCTTCGTCGTACATGATGTTGCGCGCCGCCATGCCGATGCAGTGCGTACCGGTGGTACACGCTGTGGCGATGGCATAGTTAGGCCCCTGTGCACCCAGATGGATGGACAGGAAACCGGAAATCATATTGATGATCGAGCCAGGCACAAAGAACGGAGAAATCCGGCGCGGGCCAGTCTCGTGCAGGGTGCGGCTGGTTTCTTCGATGTTGGTCAGACCGCCGATACCCGAACCCATGGCCACGCCAATGCGTTCACGGTTGGCATCGGTGACTTCCAGACCGGCATTGCGTACGGCTTGAAAGCCGGCCGCCAGACCGTACTGAATGAACAGGTCGAGCTTGCGCGCTTCCTTGACCGACAGGTACTCCTCGACATTGAAGCCCTTTACCGAGCCGCCAAAGCGGGTGGAATAGGCAGAAAGGTCGGTGTGTTCGATCAGACCAATGCCACTGCGGCCAGCCAGAATGCCCTGCCAACTGCTCGGCACATCCGTGCCCAGTGGCGACAACATACCCATACCGGTGACTACGACGCGTCTACGCGACACAGCACTCTCCTTTTTCAAATGACGATTTTGCATCAGGCCTAAAGAAAAAACCGCACGCCATGATGGCAGTGCGGTTTTTCCATGACAGCAAGCAACGATTACAAACTATTACGCCTGGTGGCTAGTAACGTAGTCGATTGCAGCTTGTACAGTAGTGATCTTCTCAGCTTCTTCGTCAGGGATTTCGGTCTCGAATTCCTCTTCCAGAGCCATCACCAGCTCAACGGTGTCAAGGGAGTCGGCACCCAGGTCTTCTACGAAGGAAGCGGTGTTGACCACTTCTTCTTCTTTAACACCCAGTTGCTCGGCAACGATTTTCTTGACGCGCTCTTCGATGGTGCTCATACCTTGTTTTCACTCCTAATGGACAAATTCAGGCAGCTGGCCAGTGGGTAAGTGTATAGAAAGACTTTTCAGCTTTTCAACTGAAAGCTTCACTCCTCAAACCCTGCGGCCCGCCGCCTATAAATAGATTGCAGCTTTATAACGGATTTTAGACAGCTCGTATGACATTTTTTTGAAGCAATCCGTCACATTTTACTTACATGTACATCCCGCCGTTAACCGGGATTGTAGCCCCGGTCACGTATGCCGCACCGTCGGATGCAAGAAAAGCGACCACGGACGCGATCTCTTGAGCTTGTCCCAGACGGCCCAGCGGAATCTGCGTCTGCAAGGCTTCACGCTGTGCTTCAGGCAGCTCGCGGGTCATATCGGTGTCGATGAACCCTGGGGTTACCGAGTTGACCGTAATCGAACGCGAACCGACTTCACGCGCCATGGCACGGCTGAAACCTTCCAGACCGGCCTTGGCGGCTGCATAGTTTACTTGGCCAGCGTTGCCCATGGCACCCACCACCGAGCCAATACTGATAATTCGGCCCCAACGCGCTTTCGTCATGCCGCGCAGAACGCCCTTGGACAGGCGATACAGACTGTTCAGGTTGGTATCGATCACGTCGTACCACTCGTCGTCTTTCATGCGCATCATCAGGTTATCGCGGGTGATGCCGGCATTGTTGACCAGAATCGCCACTGGCGCACCGAACTGCTCCTGAATGCTGGCAAGCACTTTGGTGACGGATTCGTCGCTGGTAACGTTCAGTTCGAAACCAGCGCCCTGAATGCCGTTTTCCTTCAGGGTCGCAGCAATGCGCTCGGCGCCCGAAGCGGAAGTCGCGGTGCCGACAACGATGGCGCCCTGACGACCCAGTTCCAGTGCGATAGCCTGGCCGATACCACGGCTTGCGCCGGTGACCAGTGCAACTTTACCTTGCAGACTCATGCAAGCTTCTCCTGATTCAGACAGCCGCTGCGCGAGCAGCAGCGAAAGCGTCTGGGGTATTGAGGTTGGAAGTCGATACGCCTTCGGCGCAACGTTTGTTCAGACCGGCCAGCACTTTGCCAGGACCGCATTCGACCAGATTGGTCGCGCCTTTGGCGGCCAGGGTCTGTACGGACTCGACCCAGCGAACTGGCTTGTAGAGTTGTTCCAGCAGATCACGCTTGA is a window from the Pseudomonas gozinkensis genome containing:
- the fabG gene encoding 3-oxoacyl-ACP reductase FabG, coding for MSLQGKVALVTGASRGIGQAIALELGRQGAIVVGTATSASGAERIAATLKENGIQGAGFELNVTSDESVTKVLASIQEQFGAPVAILVNNAGITRDNLMMRMKDDEWYDVIDTNLNSLYRLSKGVLRGMTKARWGRIISIGSVVGAMGNAGQVNYAAAKAGLEGFSRAMAREVGSRSITVNSVTPGFIDTDMTRELPEAQREALQTQIPLGRLGQAQEIASVVAFLASDGAAYVTGATIPVNGGMYM
- the fabF gene encoding beta-ketoacyl-ACP synthase II: MSRRRVVVTGMGMLSPLGTDVPSSWQGILAGRSGIGLIEHTDLSAYSTRFGGSVKGFNVEEYLSVKEARKLDLFIQYGLAAGFQAVRNAGLEVTDANRERIGVAMGSGIGGLTNIEETSRTLHETGPRRISPFFVPGSIINMISGFLSIHLGAQGPNYAIATACTTGTHCIGMAARNIMYDEADVMIAGGAEMAACGLGMGGFGASRALSTRNDEPTRASRPWDKGRDGFVLSDGAGALVLEELEHAKARGATIYAELIGFGTSGDAFHMTSPPADGAGAARCITNALRDAKINVDQVQYINAHGTSTPAGDLAEANAIKSVFGDHAYKLAVSSTKSMTGHLLGAAGAVEAIFSVLAINSQVAPPTINLDEPDEGCDLDFVPHTARNMDIDVVLSNSFGFGGTNGTLAFRRFAG
- the acpP gene encoding acyl carrier protein, translated to MSTIEERVKKIVAEQLGVKEEEVVNTASFVEDLGADSLDTVELVMALEEEFETEIPDEEAEKITTVQAAIDYVTSHQA